Proteins from a genomic interval of Yarrowia lipolytica chromosome 1E, complete sequence:
- a CDS encoding uncharacterized protein (Compare to YALI0E09405g, similar to Saccharomyces cerevisiae PEX14 (YGL153W); ancestral locus Anc_2.315, weakly similar to uniprot|P53112 Saccharomyces cerevisiae YGL153w PEX14 peroxisomal protein involved in protein import - peroxin): MIPSCLSTQHMAPREDLVQSAVAFLNDPQAATAPLAKRIEFLESKDMTPEEIEEALKRAGSGSAQSHPGSVVSHGGAAPTVPASYAFQSAPPLPERDWKDVFIMATVTVGVGFGLYTVAKRYLMPLILPPTPPSLEADKEALEAEFARVQGLLDQVQQDTEEVKNSQVEVAKRVTDALKGVEETIDQLKSQTKKRDDEMKLVTAEVERIRDRLPKNIDKLKDSQEQGLADIQSELKSLKQLLSTRTAASSGPKLPPIPPPSSYLTRKASPAVPAAAPAPVTPGSPVHNVSSSSTVPADRDDFIPTPAGAVPMIPQPASMSSSSTSTVPNSAISSAPSPIQEPEPFVPEPGNSAVKKPAPKASIPAWQLAALEKEKEKEKE; the protein is encoded by the coding sequence ATGATTCCCTCTTGTCTCTCTACACAACACATGGcacctcgagaagatctAGTGCAAAGTGCGGTGGCGTTCCTGAACGATCCTCAGGCAGCCACTGCCCCGCTCGCCAAGCGGAtcgagtttctggagtCCAAGGATATGACTCctgaggagattgaggaggctctcaagCGGGCTGGATCGGGCTCGGCCCAAAGTCATCCTGGAAGTGTGGTGAGTCACGGGGGCGCTGCTCCAACCGTGCCTGCCTCCTATGCATTCCAATcggctcctcctcttcctgaACGGGATTGGAAGGATGTATTCATCATGGCCAccgtcactgttggtgttggaTTTGGCCTGTACACGGTGGCAAAGCGATACCTGATGCCTCTCATCCTGCCCCCCACCCCTCCGTCTCTCGaggccgacaaggaggctctggaagCGGAGTTTGCCCGTGTGCAGGGCCTGCTCGACCAGGTGCAGCAGGACACagaggaggtcaagaacAGCCAGGTAGAGGTGGCCAAGCGGGTCACAGACGCGCTCAAGGGCGTGGAGGAGACCATCGACCAGCTCAAATCGCAGACCAAGAAGCGTGACGACGAGATGAAGCTTGTGACCGCCGAGGTGGAGCGAATCAGAGACAGACTGCCCAAGAACAttgacaagctcaaggatTCGCAGGAACAGGGTCTGGCCGACATTCAGAGCGAGCTCAAGTcgctcaagcagctgctcagCACCCGAACCGCAGCCAGCTCTGGACCCAAGCTGCCTCCCattcctcctccctccTCCTACCTCACTCGAAAGGCGTCTCCTGCCgttccagctgctgctcccgcACCTGTGACTCCCGGCTCTCCCGTGCACAATGTGTCTTCAAGCAGCACCGTTCCTGCTGACCGAGACGACTTTATCCCCACTCCCGCAGGAGCTGTGCCTATGATTCCCCAGCCTGCTTCCATGTCCTCTTCGAGCACCTCTACCGTGCCCAACTCGGCCATTTCCAGCGCCCCCTCCCCCATCCAGGAGCCCGAGCCTTTTGTGCCCGAGCCCGGCAACAGCGCCGTGAAGAAGCCCGCCCCCAAGGCTAGCATTCCCGCCTGGCAGTTGGCTGccttggagaaggaaaaggaaaaggaaaaggagtAA